The DNA region CCCTAAGGCGCGTGAACCTTTGCCCAAAATGCGATGAACCTACACGGTTGGGACGGTGACCGCCACTTCGCGCCCGCGCTGCGCCGAGCGGTAGATGGACTCCAAGACCGCTTGAACGGTCAAGGCTTCTTCGGGGCGGACGGGCGGTGGCGTCCCGTTGCGCACTGCCTCCACGAAAAAGCGGATTTCCTGCACGAACCCGTCGCCGTCGCTGCTGGGTGCTGGCAAAGTTGCAGTTGCCATGTAGCCGTGACAGTCAAAAAACCATTCCGGTGGGTTACCCAGTTTCAGCCCGCCCTTGGTGCCCAGCAGGAAAGAAGTGCCCAAACTGTCCGTGTGAGCAGCCCAGCACACCTTGATGACCGCTGCCACCCCGTTAGCGAACCGCAGAAACGCCGCGCCGAAATCCTCCACTTCAAATGCATCGGGGTTCCAATGCCATCCACCATGCACGACGGCGTCGCGTCGGTGCCCCAAAAAGCCACCGGCAAACGCTGAACAGGTCAGCGGCTGCGGAAAGTCCAGCAGGTAAAGCAGCGTGTCCACAAGGTAAACGCCCAAGTCCAAGACAACGCCGCCTCCGGCGGTGGCGCGACGGGTGAAACTGGCGCCGGGAATGCCCCGTCGGCGTGTGGCGACGATCTCAACGAAATACAAGTCGCCCAACACACCGCTGGCGATAAACTGCTTGAGCCGTTGAGTTGAAGGCGCCCAGCGGCTTTTAATGCCGCAAAAGAGGACCTTACCTGCCTGCTGGGCAGCCCGCACCATCGCCACCGCGTCTTTCAGGCGGGATGCCATCGGTTTCTCCACCAGAACATGCTTGCCCGCACGCAAGGCGGCGAGGGCGACCGGCGCGTGAGCCGCGTGGGGTGTGCAAATGTCCACTGCGTCCACCGCTTGCCATCCCACCGCTTCGCGGTAGTCAGCGAACCACTTGGAGATACCCCACCGCTCAGCGACGGCTTTTGCCCGCTCCGGCACGATGTCAGCGACAGCGATGACCTCAGCGTCGGCGACTTGTTGATACGCTCGCAGGTGGGCGCCGGCGATGTTGCCGGCACCGACAAGGGCAATCCGTAGCGGTGCCATCACGCGTCCCTCCTTGCAGATTCAGGGGCAGCGGTTGTGATAGCCGCTGCGTGTGGCTCTTGCAGCCAACAGTGTCCCAGCACCAACGCTATAGCGTTCATCGCCGCAGCGAAGCCGAACATCGCGTGGATGTTCCAATGCTCGCTGAGCCAACCGCCTAGCTGCGCACCTATAGCGTTACCGACGCCCATCAAGACACTGGCGTAGAGCGCTTGGGCGAGTGCTCGTCCGTTAGGGGGTGCTGCCAAACTCACCCACGCCACTGACGCGGTGTGGACGGCAGCAAAAGTCAGCGCGTGCAACAATTGCAACGCCACCAACGCCGATAACGGCAGCGCAAACGCGTAGGCGCCGTAGCGCACCATCCGCCCGGCAATGCCCAACAACATCACACCCTTCAAACCGAGGCGCTTTGTCAGCGGTTCCGCTAACCACGCCATGAAGGCGATTTCTGCCAGCACCGCGACGACCCAAAAGTAACCCTGCCAGTTGTCGCCGACGCCGTTGCGGCTGAGATAAAGGGGGAAGAAGGCATAGAAAGCGCCGTTGCCGACGGTGCTTAACAGCGAGACGAGCAGAAAAAGACACCACGCGCGTTCAGTGAACAAATCGCGCAAGATGCGCCAATCGCTGGTGCCGCTGCGTTGGCGGGCGCCGTTGGGCGGCAACCGCCACGCGATGGTGAACAGCGCCATCCGCAATGCGACAAAAGAACCCAAAACAGGCACCAGCGCCGCCTTATCCCCGTTGGGTTTAAGCGCTATGCCGAACAACAGCATCATGGCGACGAACCCCCAAGAGCCCCATGCCCGTAACGGTCCGTAACGCTCTCGGGTGTTGCCCAGCCGTTCCAACGCGAAGGCATCCAGCAGCGGGACGAGCGGGCTGTTGAAAAAAGCAAAAAAGGCTCCGACCACCAATACCGTCGGGAATGTCCCACTGAAGAAGGCGAGAAATGTGAGTGCAGAGCCTAACGCGGCGAGGGCGATGGGTGTTCGGCGGTTGTGCCAACGGTCGCTCCAATAGCCCCATAGCGGCGGGGCAATAACGCCCATAAGGGACATCACGGCGGTGACCGTGCCGATTTGGCTGTCGGTCAACCCGCATCGCTGCAAAAACAGGTTGAGGTAACCCCCCAAGGGGGCAACCGCCGCAAACAACAGCGCATAAGCGATGGCAAGCCATCGGTCCACCCACTGATCGTGACTGGCACCATCGCCCTCCATGCGCCCATCCACTCCTTTTCACTGTGATGTGTCCCAATGGGGTTAGACTGGTGACATCGTCACCCGTTACCGCAGGTCCTTTGACCTCAAGCCTCTTGCCAAGCGGCTGAGGGAGTGCCGCCAACGAAACTAAGCCTAGACCGCAAGCGGGCAGGATAAAGGACGCGGAG from bacterium HR17 includes:
- the hcaT gene encoding putative 3-phenylpropionic acid transporter; protein product: MEGDGASHDQWVDRWLAIAYALLFAAVAPLGGYLNLFLQRCGLTDSQIGTVTAVMSLMGVIAPPLWGYWSDRWHNRRTPIALAALGSALTFLAFFSGTFPTVLVVGAFFAFFNSPLVPLLDAFALERLGNTRERYGPLRAWGSWGFVAMMLLFGIALKPNGDKAALVPVLGSFVALRMALFTIAWRLPPNGARQRSGTSDWRILRDLFTERAWCLFLLVSLLSTVGNGAFYAFFPLYLSRNGVGDNWQGYFWVVAVLAEIAFMAWLAEPLTKRLGLKGVMLLGIAGRMVRYGAYAFALPLSALVALQLLHALTFAAVHTASVAWVSLAAPPNGRALAQALYASVLMGVGNAIGAQLGGWLSEHWNIHAMFGFAAAMNAIALVLGHCWLQEPHAAAITTAAPESARRDA
- the iolW_3 gene encoding scyllo-inositol 2-dehydrogenase (NADP(+)), translating into MAPLRIALVGAGNIAGAHLRAYQQVADAEVIAVADIVPERAKAVAERWGISKWFADYREAVGWQAVDAVDICTPHAAHAPVALAALRAGKHVLVEKPMASRLKDAVAMVRAAQQAGKVLFCGIKSRWAPSTQRLKQFIASGVLGDLYFVEIVATRRRGIPGASFTRRATAGGGVVLDLGVYLVDTLLYLLDFPQPLTCSAFAGGFLGHRRDAVVHGGWHWNPDAFEVEDFGAAFLRFANGVAAVIKVCWAAHTDSLGTSFLLGTKGGLKLGNPPEWFFDCHGYMATATLPAPSSDGDGFVQEIRFFVEAVRNGTPPPVRPEEALTVQAVLESIYRSAQRGREVAVTVPTV